In a genomic window of Nesterenkonia halotolerans:
- a CDS encoding ABC transporter permease: MTRYIIRRLLQFIPVIVISTLLVYALVFAMPGDPIRALAGDRPMSDAVRETLREQYNLDDPFFVQYAKYLWGIITAGDFGTTFNGRPVTELITQRLPVTATLALVTFVIQSIMGIIAGILAALYRDRFFDRFVQVATVTMVALPTLVIAFLMQLVFGLNLGLFPIAGINDGLISYILPALAMASVSTGILARLVRSELLDSLSSDYVRTATAKGMKRSRVVTRHGLRNSLIPAVTFIGADLASMMAGSIVVETIFNLPGLGEQVYRSIQGQEGTVVVGIVTLFVIFFVLINLIVDVLYGLLDPRIRYE; the protein is encoded by the coding sequence ATGACCCGCTATATCATTCGGCGTCTGCTCCAGTTCATACCGGTCATCGTGATCTCCACGTTGCTCGTGTACGCGCTGGTCTTCGCCATGCCAGGGGACCCGATTCGAGCCCTCGCCGGTGACCGTCCGATGAGCGACGCCGTCAGAGAGACGCTCCGGGAGCAGTACAACCTCGATGACCCCTTCTTCGTCCAGTACGCCAAGTACCTCTGGGGCATCATCACCGCAGGAGACTTCGGCACCACATTCAATGGGCGCCCGGTCACTGAACTGATCACCCAGCGTCTGCCCGTCACCGCCACACTTGCCCTGGTGACCTTCGTCATCCAGTCGATCATGGGCATCATCGCCGGCATCCTCGCGGCGCTCTACCGGGACCGCTTCTTCGACCGCTTCGTCCAGGTGGCCACCGTGACCATGGTCGCGCTGCCCACGCTCGTCATCGCCTTCCTCATGCAGCTGGTCTTCGGACTGAACCTGGGGCTCTTCCCGATTGCCGGAATCAACGACGGATTGATCAGCTACATTCTTCCGGCGCTGGCCATGGCCTCGGTCTCCACCGGCATTCTGGCGCGGCTGGTCCGCAGCGAGCTGCTGGATTCATTGTCATCGGACTACGTGCGCACGGCCACCGCCAAAGGGATGAAGCGTTCCCGAGTGGTGACCCGTCACGGCCTGCGCAACTCGCTGATTCCAGCGGTCACGTTCATCGGCGCCGACCTCGCCAGCATGATGGCAGGGTCCATCGTCGTGGAGACGATCTTCAACCTTCCCGGGCTCGGTGAGCAGGTCTACCGCTCGATCCAGGGTCAGGAGGGCACCGTCGTCGTCGGCATCGTGACGCTCTTCGTGATCTTCTTCGTGCTGATCAATCTGATCGTCGATGTCCTCTATGGCCTTCTCGACCCAAGGATTCGTTATGAGTGA
- a CDS encoding peptide ABC transporter substrate-binding protein, which yields MNNISRRRRATGAVAVTAAAALVLSACGGGGDNGGDNGEAAQGVEGGGTVSAYNCEPQFLVPGNSTEVCGSWVLDSLFTGLVQTDLDTNEPMPGVAESWDTEDNQTWTFTLGEDWTFHDGEEITAQTFVDTYNWVIDPDNAQQSANFFDNFVGYQEVVDGDAEEMEGVRAVDDYTLEIELTEPFSPLPDMLTYTAFYPMPSVAYEDIDAFEQAPVGNGRYMMDGEWEHDVQIAVERFDDWAGEDPGLPQRIEWRMYTDIETAYLDVQSGNLDILDSAPPNRRATVESDFGENYADFDTSSFTYMGLPLYQEEFQDVDVRHALSMAIDRQAIIDAIFDGAQTPAANIIPPALSDAGEGNCEYCDYDPEAAAELYEEAGGPTDLTIYFNSGAGHEEWVEAVSNQWQQNLGIENVTFESLDFAQYLALHDEQEITGPYRLGWSLSYPSAQYAMEPIYSTGASSNYADYSNEEFDDLINEANAETDPDTAAEMYTEAEAILLEDMPVIPMWFSNYLVVHSDRVDGDSIFMDQATYTHLEDVVVTEE from the coding sequence GTGAACAACATTTCCCGTCGCCGTCGTGCGACGGGTGCGGTCGCAGTGACCGCGGCGGCAGCCCTGGTGCTGTCAGCCTGCGGTGGCGGCGGCGACAATGGCGGCGACAACGGCGAAGCCGCGCAGGGCGTCGAAGGCGGCGGAACCGTCTCGGCGTACAACTGCGAGCCCCAGTTCCTGGTGCCGGGCAACTCCACCGAGGTCTGCGGATCCTGGGTTCTGGACTCCCTGTTCACCGGACTGGTCCAGACCGATCTGGACACCAATGAGCCGATGCCCGGCGTCGCAGAGTCCTGGGACACCGAGGACAACCAGACCTGGACCTTCACCCTGGGCGAGGACTGGACCTTCCACGACGGTGAAGAGATCACCGCTCAGACCTTCGTGGACACCTATAACTGGGTCATCGATCCCGACAACGCACAGCAGAGCGCCAACTTCTTCGACAACTTCGTGGGTTACCAGGAAGTCGTCGACGGCGACGCCGAGGAGATGGAAGGCGTCCGCGCAGTGGACGACTACACCCTCGAGATCGAGCTCACCGAGCCCTTCTCCCCGCTGCCCGACATGCTGACCTACACCGCCTTCTACCCGATGCCCTCGGTGGCGTACGAGGACATCGACGCCTTCGAGCAGGCTCCGGTCGGCAACGGTCGCTACATGATGGACGGCGAGTGGGAGCACGACGTGCAGATCGCCGTGGAGCGCTTCGACGACTGGGCGGGCGAGGATCCGGGTCTGCCGCAGCGCATCGAATGGCGCATGTACACCGATATCGAGACCGCCTACCTGGACGTCCAGTCCGGCAACCTCGACATCCTTGATTCGGCGCCGCCGAACCGCCGCGCGACTGTGGAGTCTGACTTCGGCGAGAACTACGCCGACTTCGACACCTCCTCCTTCACCTACATGGGCCTCCCGCTCTACCAGGAGGAGTTCCAGGACGTGGACGTGCGTCACGCGCTCTCCATGGCCATCGATCGTCAGGCCATCATCGATGCGATCTTCGACGGCGCTCAGACTCCGGCGGCGAACATCATCCCGCCGGCTCTCTCCGACGCCGGTGAGGGAAACTGCGAGTACTGCGACTACGACCCCGAGGCAGCAGCCGAGCTCTACGAGGAAGCTGGCGGTCCCACCGACCTGACCATCTACTTCAACTCCGGCGCAGGTCACGAGGAGTGGGTGGAGGCAGTCTCCAACCAGTGGCAGCAGAACCTGGGCATCGAGAACGTGACCTTCGAGTCACTGGACTTCGCGCAGTACCTGGCTCTGCATGACGAGCAGGAGATCACCGGTCCGTACCGCCTGGGTTGGAGCCTCTCCTACCCCAGCGCGCAGTACGCCATGGAGCCCATCTACTCCACTGGAGCTTCTTCGAACTACGCGGACTACTCCAACGAGGAGTTCGATGACCTGATCAACGAGGCCAACGCTGAGACCGATCCGGACACCGCTGCCGAGATGTACACCGAGGCAGAGGCCATCCTGCTCGAGGACATGCCGGTCATCCCGATGTGGTTCTCCAACTACCTCGTGGTGCACAGTGACCGCGTCGATGGAGATTCGATCTTCATGGACCAGGCCACCTACACCCACCTTGAGGACGTTGTCGTCACCGAAGAGTAA
- a CDS encoding Na+/H+ antiporter subunit E has translation MSWPFRIIGFLLWYAKEFLLANLSVTADVLRPRRRMKMRPAIVAVPAASRTDSEWTLISSLITLTPGTLTITLSREHGILYVHGMFVDSREQLVAEIQEMEDRLLHAMRREPGDLSRPTERPVVRPLDEAAPPSATSERTETAPHPPTEAGENP, from the coding sequence ATGAGCTGGCCCTTCCGGATCATCGGATTCCTGCTGTGGTACGCCAAGGAGTTCCTGCTGGCCAATCTCTCGGTCACCGCCGATGTGCTGCGTCCGCGCCGTCGGATGAAGATGCGTCCAGCCATCGTCGCCGTGCCGGCGGCCTCCCGGACCGACAGCGAGTGGACGCTGATCTCCTCGCTGATCACGCTGACTCCGGGAACGCTGACCATCACCCTCTCGCGCGAGCACGGCATCCTCTACGTGCATGGAATGTTCGTGGATTCCCGCGAACAGCTGGTGGCTGAGATCCAGGAGATGGAGGACCGGCTGCTGCACGCGATGCGCCGGGAGCCCGGAGACCTTTCGCGTCCCACCGAGCGTCCCGTGGTCCGCCCGCTCGATGAGGCCGCCCCGCCCTCGGCAACCTCCGAGAGGACCGAGACGGCTCCCCATCCGCCCACCGAGGCAGGTGAGAACCCATGA
- a CDS encoding monovalent cation/H+ antiporter subunit D family protein, which translates to MIQTLPALLPLLVAVPLLLGAVGVAVRKKRIIRHVLSLGTLIAMFGFAIVLVIATSDGSILAHQVGLWDQGIAIPFVVDSLSALVLMVMIVLAIASVLFAMATHEARARFFHPFVLILMAGVSGALMTGDIFNLFVFIEVMLLPSYGLLAMMGAKLGAHGARIYVSVNLLASTLLLVGIALVYATAGTVNLAELHGAAKDDPAVALAGGVVLTAISIKAAVVPVHGWLTRTYPMTSPAVTALFSGIHTKVAIYAIYRIYSLLFDGDERFLWVALVITSVTMLVGVLGAVGEKTTRSILVFHMISQIGYILIGVGLFTMLGLTAAIFYLLHHMIVKASLFLSTGAIEETYGTGEIDKLGGMLKREPLIAVTFMVAALSLAGLPPFSGFVAKFAIIQATLAESHYAVAAVAVVVSIFTLLSMLKIWTGVFMGAEPDDLQERALTYQQRMHGKRYLRVEAQAETPTLTVGPPTATTSAVLAGKQAVKVPLKLIMPGILLACITLFFGLGAELLMGWSATAAENLLNPMDYVRAVNGA; encoded by the coding sequence ATGATCCAGACGCTCCCAGCCCTGCTGCCCCTGTTGGTGGCCGTGCCGCTGCTGCTCGGTGCGGTCGGCGTCGCCGTGCGCAAGAAGCGGATCATCCGCCACGTGCTCAGCCTCGGCACGCTGATCGCGATGTTCGGCTTCGCCATCGTGCTCGTGATCGCGACCAGCGATGGCAGCATCCTCGCGCACCAGGTGGGACTGTGGGATCAAGGCATTGCCATCCCGTTCGTGGTGGACTCGCTCTCCGCGCTGGTGCTCATGGTCATGATCGTGCTCGCGATCGCCAGCGTGCTCTTCGCGATGGCCACCCACGAGGCGCGGGCCCGCTTCTTTCACCCCTTCGTGCTGATTCTGATGGCCGGGGTCTCCGGGGCGCTGATGACCGGAGACATCTTCAACCTCTTCGTGTTCATCGAGGTCATGCTGCTGCCCTCCTATGGCCTGCTCGCCATGATGGGCGCCAAGCTCGGGGCCCATGGAGCGCGGATCTACGTCTCGGTGAACCTGTTGGCCTCGACCCTGCTGCTGGTGGGCATTGCGCTGGTCTACGCCACGGCGGGCACCGTGAACCTGGCCGAGCTGCATGGTGCGGCCAAGGATGACCCCGCCGTCGCCCTGGCCGGCGGAGTGGTGCTGACCGCCATCTCCATCAAGGCCGCCGTGGTGCCGGTGCACGGCTGGCTGACCCGCACCTACCCGATGACCTCTCCGGCGGTCACCGCGCTCTTCTCCGGGATCCACACCAAGGTCGCGATCTACGCGATCTATCGCATCTACTCGCTGCTCTTCGACGGCGACGAGCGATTCCTCTGGGTGGCGCTGGTGATCACCTCGGTCACCATGCTCGTCGGTGTGCTCGGCGCCGTGGGGGAGAAGACCACCCGCTCGATCCTGGTCTTCCACATGATCAGCCAGATCGGCTACATCCTCATCGGCGTCGGCCTGTTCACGATGCTCGGACTCACCGCGGCGATCTTCTATCTGCTCCACCACATGATCGTGAAGGCCTCGCTGTTCCTCTCCACCGGCGCCATCGAGGAGACCTACGGCACCGGTGAGATCGACAAGCTCGGCGGCATGCTCAAGCGTGAGCCGCTGATCGCGGTGACCTTCATGGTCGCCGCGCTCTCACTCGCCGGGCTGCCGCCCTTCTCCGGCTTCGTGGCGAAGTTCGCGATCATCCAGGCGACGCTGGCCGAGTCCCACTACGCAGTGGCTGCGGTCGCGGTGGTGGTCTCGATCTTCACGCTGCTCTCCATGCTGAAGATCTGGACCGGCGTGTTCATGGGCGCCGAGCCCGACGACCTGCAGGAGCGCGCGCTGACCTACCAGCAGCGCATGCATGGCAAGCGCTACCTGCGCGTGGAGGCTCAGGCGGAGACCCCCACGCTGACCGTGGGGCCTCCGACGGCGACGACCTCGGCCGTGCTCGCGGGCAAGCAGGCGGTGAAGGTTCCGCTGAAGCTGATCATGCCGGGGATCCTGCTGGCCTGCATCACGCTCTTCTTCGGGCTCGGAGCGGAGCTGCTGATGGGCTGGTCCGCCACCGCCGCCGAGAACCTGCTCAACCCGATGGACTATGTGAGGGCGGTGAACGGAGCATGA
- a CDS encoding YihY/virulence factor BrkB family protein, with amino-acid sequence MSTHSDPQGQASNPDTRDRVEGVLRAHRERRHPIEDHGAPSSSPTYADQLQVGTIWAAADQPYMVKNRQREDYAESRQATEHSGAGRKIRRRKLKSPTKLTGTTWKYSIKRTFAEFGRDGCTDLAAGLTYYTVLSVFPALIALVSMMSFIGQGDTTRDFLLETAAGLVESDTMDQVRPIIEQITSVQGAGLGLILGILTALWTASNFVNAFSRAMNRVYEVEEGRSILKLRPLFYVITAALLVLVAVSAVLLVVSGPVAESLGNTVGLGSTALTIFNWAKYPVLLLVIAISIALLYYATPNLRQPGFRWVSAGALVAIVVMVLATAGVAFYITNFGSYQATYGALAGVIIFLIWIYIMNLVVLLGAEFDSELERGRQLQSGIEAERTIMLPPRDMSTAEKKSKKYEELVAQGQALRVTRGETSDPEASWRR; translated from the coding sequence ATGAGCACTCATTCGGACCCGCAGGGTCAAGCATCCAATCCCGATACGCGCGACCGCGTCGAGGGCGTCCTGCGGGCGCACCGCGAGCGTCGCCATCCGATTGAGGACCACGGAGCCCCGAGCTCCTCGCCCACCTATGCAGATCAGCTGCAGGTCGGCACCATCTGGGCGGCCGCCGATCAGCCTTATATGGTCAAGAATCGGCAGCGCGAGGACTATGCGGAGTCACGGCAGGCCACCGAGCATTCCGGAGCGGGACGGAAGATCAGGCGTCGCAAGCTCAAGTCACCCACCAAGCTCACCGGCACCACCTGGAAGTACAGCATCAAGCGCACCTTCGCGGAGTTCGGCCGCGACGGCTGCACTGACTTGGCCGCTGGGCTGACCTATTACACGGTGCTCTCGGTGTTCCCCGCGCTGATCGCACTGGTCTCCATGATGTCGTTCATCGGCCAGGGCGACACCACCCGAGACTTCCTGCTGGAAACCGCCGCCGGCCTGGTCGAATCCGACACCATGGATCAGGTCCGTCCGATCATCGAGCAGATCACCAGCGTGCAGGGCGCCGGCCTCGGACTCATCCTCGGCATCCTGACCGCCCTGTGGACGGCGTCGAACTTCGTCAACGCATTCTCGCGGGCCATGAATCGGGTCTACGAGGTGGAGGAGGGCCGCTCGATCCTGAAGCTGCGCCCGCTCTTCTACGTGATCACCGCCGCCCTGCTCGTGCTGGTCGCCGTCTCGGCGGTGCTGCTCGTCGTCTCCGGCCCCGTGGCTGAGTCTCTGGGCAACACCGTGGGACTGGGCAGCACCGCGCTGACCATCTTCAACTGGGCGAAATATCCTGTGCTCCTGCTGGTCATCGCGATCAGCATCGCGCTGCTCTACTACGCCACCCCGAATCTGCGGCAGCCCGGCTTCCGCTGGGTCTCAGCAGGCGCCCTCGTCGCGATCGTGGTGATGGTCCTCGCCACCGCCGGCGTGGCGTTCTACATCACCAACTTCGGGAGCTACCAGGCCACCTACGGCGCGCTGGCAGGCGTCATCATCTTCCTGATCTGGATCTACATCATGAACCTCGTGGTCCTGCTCGGAGCGGAGTTCGACTCCGAGCTCGAGCGCGGACGCCAGCTGCAGAGCGGAATCGAAGCCGAGCGGACCATCATGCTGCCCCCGCGCGATATGAGCACGGCTGAGAAGAAGTCCAAGAAGTATGAGGAACTGGTCGCGCAGGGCCAGGCGCTGCGGGTGACCAGGGGAGAGACCTCGGACCCGGAGGCCTCATGGCGCCGCTGA
- a CDS encoding cation:proton antiporter, whose product MELTDIIEALGLVFIFLGIGTIIVSAIGLFKLPDLYLRASAVGTSAGLGVASIVLGALLMDFSGMNLIKAVIAIIAQLLTSAVGSMAIARAGYLNNALPAEITHIDELRLTRRSPDRS is encoded by the coding sequence ATGGAACTCACCGACATCATCGAGGCGCTCGGCCTGGTGTTCATCTTCCTGGGCATCGGCACGATCATCGTCTCGGCCATCGGGCTGTTCAAACTGCCGGACCTCTACCTCCGAGCCTCCGCCGTGGGAACCTCCGCAGGACTGGGGGTCGCATCGATCGTGCTGGGTGCGCTGCTGATGGACTTCAGCGGGATGAACCTGATCAAGGCGGTCATCGCGATCATCGCCCAGCTGCTCACCTCGGCGGTGGGATCCATGGCCATCGCCCGAGCCGGCTACCTCAACAACGCGCTGCCAGCGGAGATCACCCATATCGACGAGCTGAGGCTGACGCGGCGCAGTCCAGACAGGAGCTGA
- a CDS encoding monovalent cation/H+ antiporter complex subunit F: protein MISEWTLEVALFLLAIGMIIASVRGLLGPRTMDRAVAADLIFFATIGFVALIGLRTGIDALFDIILIATLLGFMAALSMARLGSGGRR, encoded by the coding sequence ATGATCTCCGAATGGACCCTCGAGGTCGCCCTCTTCCTGCTGGCCATCGGCATGATCATCGCCTCCGTCCGCGGACTGCTGGGCCCACGGACCATGGACCGCGCCGTGGCTGCGGACCTGATCTTCTTCGCCACGATCGGCTTCGTCGCCCTGATCGGACTGCGCACCGGCATCGACGCGCTCTTCGACATCATCCTCATCGCCACGCTGCTGGGCTTCATGGCCGCCCTGTCGATGGCACGACTCGGATCAGGAGGTCGTCGCTGA
- a CDS encoding ABC transporter permease, whose product MSEMHKAEARTEPIDSQLESSGKAKKKTEEASLLADAWRSLRKNPWFIISAVLLLLFLSMAVFPSLFTNTDPRECLLARSRQDPSAEFWFGTDVQGCDYYSRVIYGARNSIAVGFIVAIGTFIIAVLLGLVAGYFGGWVDAVISRLTDMVFAVPYILGALVLLNALQAFQAQGVREVAFVLIIFMWPTMTRLMRGSVISVVNSDFVMAARALGAGPITIMRRHILPNSLGPVIGYATVFTGIIIGAEATLTFLGVGLQLPAISWGLQLSDARQYLQTSPHLLLFPVIFVGLTVFAFMTMGDAVRDALDPKSKK is encoded by the coding sequence ATGAGTGAGATGCACAAAGCCGAGGCTCGCACGGAGCCGATCGACTCCCAGCTGGAGTCCTCAGGCAAGGCAAAGAAGAAGACCGAAGAGGCCAGCCTGCTGGCCGACGCCTGGCGATCGCTCCGGAAGAACCCCTGGTTCATCATTTCGGCGGTGCTGCTGCTGCTCTTCCTGTCCATGGCGGTATTCCCGTCCCTGTTCACCAACACCGATCCTCGGGAATGCCTGCTCGCGCGGAGCCGACAGGACCCCTCGGCGGAGTTCTGGTTCGGCACCGATGTCCAGGGCTGTGACTATTACAGCCGGGTCATCTATGGCGCGCGGAACTCCATCGCGGTGGGCTTCATCGTGGCCATCGGCACCTTCATCATCGCGGTGCTGCTCGGCCTGGTGGCCGGGTACTTCGGCGGCTGGGTGGATGCCGTCATCTCCCGGCTCACCGACATGGTCTTTGCCGTGCCCTACATCCTTGGCGCGCTGGTCCTGCTGAACGCTCTCCAGGCCTTCCAGGCCCAGGGCGTGCGTGAAGTGGCGTTCGTGCTGATCATCTTCATGTGGCCGACCATGACACGCCTGATGCGCGGCTCGGTGATCTCGGTGGTGAACTCTGACTTCGTGATGGCGGCCCGCGCGCTCGGCGCGGGACCGATCACCATCATGCGCCGGCACATCCTTCCGAACTCGCTGGGACCGGTCATCGGCTACGCGACGGTGTTCACCGGCATCATCATCGGTGCCGAGGCGACGCTGACCTTCCTCGGCGTCGGCCTGCAGCTGCCCGCGATCTCCTGGGGCCTGCAGCTCTCAGATGCGCGGCAGTATCTGCAGACCTCTCCGCACCTGCTGCTGTTCCCGGTGATCTTCGTCGGGCTCACAGTCTTTGCGTTCATGACCATGGGCGACGCTGTTCGTGACGCCCTTGATCCCAAATCCAAGAAGTGA
- a CDS encoding sodium:proton antiporter, translating into MSIAIAVGLLTAAAVYLFMQRGMIRVVLGFVLISHAANLMLFASGNTAFRGVSYIGSGDPSEQADPLPQAFVLTAIVIAFSISMFMVTLAITTTTDDDTEDVEASPARLLAADRGDTDDAGYYGLTTESGDIVVDHGEDETGDAWPEKASGVENSEPAAPSAATPDAEAPEAAAETREGETR; encoded by the coding sequence ATGAGCATCGCCATCGCCGTCGGACTGCTCACCGCTGCGGCCGTGTATCTGTTCATGCAGCGCGGCATGATCCGGGTCGTCCTGGGCTTCGTGCTGATCAGCCATGCCGCGAACCTGATGCTCTTCGCCTCCGGCAACACCGCCTTCCGCGGAGTCTCCTACATCGGTTCCGGCGATCCCAGCGAGCAGGCGGACCCGCTGCCGCAGGCCTTCGTACTCACCGCCATCGTGATCGCGTTCTCGATCTCCATGTTCATGGTCACCCTGGCGATCACCACCACCACCGATGATGACACCGAGGACGTGGAGGCTTCACCTGCCAGGCTGCTCGCGGCGGACCGCGGTGATACCGACGACGCCGGCTACTACGGTCTGACCACCGAGTCCGGTGACATCGTGGTGGACCACGGAGAAGACGAGACCGGGGATGCCTGGCCGGAGAAGGCCTCCGGGGTCGAGAATTCCGAGCCGGCCGCCCCCAGTGCGGCAACACCAGACGCAGAGGCCCCCGAGGCCGCTGCCGAGACCAGGGAGGGGGAGACCCGATGA
- a CDS encoding ABC transporter ATP-binding protein, with product MTESQTSTRTAPGTRPGDAPLLEVKDLQVEFRTKAGVAQAINGLNFTLHAGETLAILGESGSGKSVTAQTIMGILDMPPGRIAGGEIRYRGDDLLTMKEEARRELRGGKIAMIFQDALSALNPVMPVGWQIAEMFRIHRGMKRKEARAKAVEMMLRVGIPAAEERAGDFPHQFSGGMRQRIMIAMAIALDPDVLIADEPTTALDVTVQAQVMRLLKDLQTEFNMGLILITHDLGVVADVADKIAVMYSGRVMEAADVYEIYGKPGHPYTRGLLSSIPRIDDEGGRLRAIPGLPPSLTDLPSGCPFNPRCEFATDRCRTERPELRLVAEGHLSACHYAEEVYAGTATTTQRPSPTGTGMIPVSKEAPE from the coding sequence ATGACTGAATCCCAGACCTCGACCCGCACCGCCCCCGGCACCCGCCCCGGCGACGCACCCCTGTTGGAGGTCAAAGACCTGCAGGTGGAGTTTCGCACCAAGGCGGGGGTCGCCCAGGCGATCAACGGGCTGAATTTCACCCTCCATGCCGGAGAGACCCTCGCGATCCTCGGTGAGTCCGGCTCCGGCAAATCAGTGACCGCGCAGACCATCATGGGCATCCTGGACATGCCGCCAGGACGCATCGCGGGCGGCGAGATCCGCTACCGCGGAGATGACCTGCTCACCATGAAGGAGGAGGCGCGCCGCGAACTGCGCGGCGGGAAGATCGCCATGATCTTCCAGGACGCGCTGTCAGCGCTGAATCCGGTCATGCCGGTGGGTTGGCAGATCGCGGAGATGTTCCGCATCCATCGCGGGATGAAGCGCAAGGAAGCCAGGGCCAAAGCCGTCGAGATGATGTTGCGTGTCGGCATTCCCGCCGCCGAGGAGCGGGCGGGAGACTTCCCGCACCAGTTCTCCGGCGGCATGCGCCAGCGCATCATGATCGCCATGGCCATCGCCCTGGACCCCGACGTGCTGATCGCTGATGAGCCCACCACCGCTCTGGACGTCACCGTCCAGGCCCAGGTGATGCGGCTGCTGAAGGACCTGCAGACCGAGTTCAACATGGGACTGATCCTGATCACCCATGACCTCGGTGTGGTGGCCGACGTCGCTGACAAGATCGCGGTGATGTACTCCGGCCGCGTCATGGAGGCGGCTGATGTCTACGAGATCTACGGCAAGCCCGGGCACCCCTACACGCGGGGGCTGCTGTCCTCGATCCCGCGGATCGACGACGAGGGTGGTCGCCTCCGCGCGATCCCGGGTCTGCCACCCTCATTGACCGACCTGCCCTCCGGCTGCCCATTCAATCCCCGCTGCGAGTTCGCCACCGACCGCTGCCGGACCGAGCGTCCGGAGCTGCGGCTGGTGGCCGAGGGACACCTCTCGGCGTGCCACTACGCCGAAGAGGTCTACGCCGGCACGGCGACCACTACGCAACGCCCGTCACCCACTGGCACGGGCATGATTCCCGTCTCCAAGGAGGCACCAGAATGA